In one Nicotiana tomentosiformis chromosome 6, ASM39032v3, whole genome shotgun sequence genomic region, the following are encoded:
- the LOC138893873 gene encoding uncharacterized protein — MEDDEIESVLLKIFSETLSKGAMIWYHNLPSNSIDSFAMLADYFLKAHAGAIKVETRKSDLFKIIQKDNEMLREFVARFQIERMDLPPVTDDWVVQAFTQGLNERSSTASPRVKQNLIEYPAIAWTDVHNRYQSKIRVEDDQLTSTSIMKKQKSTRDRYQPYSGNDTTTEYSSPL, encoded by the coding sequence atggaagatgatgagatcgaatctgtattattaaaaatattcagtgaaaccctgtcaaagggagcaatgatatggtatcataatttaccatctaactccattgattcttttgctatgcttgcagattacTTCCTAAAAgctcatgccggagccataaaggtcgaaaccagaaagtcggactTGTTCAAGataatacaaaaggataacgagatgctaagggagttcgtagctcgttttcaaatagaacgaatggatcttccaccagtcacagacgattgggttgttcaagctttcactcaaggtctaaatgagCGGAGCTCGACGGCTTCGCCGCGggtgaagcaaaatctgatcgagtacccagctattgcttggaccgatgtgcacaatcgatatcaatccaaaataagagtcgaagatgaccagttgacttCTACGTCCATTATGaaaaagcaaaagtcgaccagagatcgataccagccatatagtgGAAACGATACTACTACTGAGTATTCGAgtcctctttaa